The following proteins come from a genomic window of Chionomys nivalis chromosome 9, mChiNiv1.1, whole genome shotgun sequence:
- the LOC130881513 gene encoding synaptotagmin-5-like, translated as MGKGFASFPWQEKLGDICFSLRYVPTAGKLTVIVLEAKNLKKMDVGGLSDPYVKVHLLQGGKKVRKKKTTIKKNTLNPYYNEAFSFEVPCDQVQKVQVELTVSDCDKLGKNEAIGRVAVGAAVCGAGLRHWADMLANPRRPIAQWHSLRPPDRARPMVAP; from the exons ATGGGGAAAGGCTTTGCCAGTTTCCCATGG CAGGAGAAACTGGGGGACATCTGCTTCTCTCTTCGCTACGTCCCCACGGCCGGAAAACTCACCGTCATTGTTCTGGAAGCTAAAAACCTGAAGAAGATGGATGTAGGAGGACTCTCAGATCCCTATGTGAAGGTGCACCTGCTTCAGGGAGGCAAAAAGGTTCGGAAGAAGAAAACCACCATTAAGAAGAACACCCTGAACCCCTATTATAACGAGGCCTTCAGCTTCGAGGTGCCCTGTGACCAAGTGCAGAAAGTCCAGGTGGAGCTGACGGTATCGGACTGCGACAAGCTGGGCAAGAATGAGGCCATCGGGAGAGTGGCAGTGGGTGCAGCCGTTTGTGGGGCCGGCCTACGGCACTGGGCTGACATGTTGGCCAACCCCAGGCGGCCCATTGCCCAGTGGCACTCATTGCGGCCACCTGACCGAGCCAGGCCAATGGTTGCGCCCTGA